CCCCCTCAATCCCCCTTTATGAAAGGGGGAGGTAAGGAAACATAGAAGTTCTGCTATTTTTCGCAAAGGGTGACCACGGGGGCAGGGTGTTGTCGGGTTACGCTGCGCTAACCCGACCTACGGCTGACGGCTGAGTGCTGATGGCTATTTTGTGAGGAGCCCAAGGTTGCACTGGGCGTCATACTCAAGGAGCCGCTGCATGGTGGCGAAATCCTCCGGGGGTAGCACTTCCGGCAAGTGGTGGAGGCAGAGAGGGTTTCGATCGGCCACGATCTTCCCCTCAATGACGTTAGCCAGATAAAAGAGGTGAGCCCCAGCATCGAGCACTGTCCTGACCTCGCACTCCAGGTAGCCGACAGTTCCTAGCAGAATAGGGCTGCCGGTCACCCCGCGCTCAAAGGGGACGGTCGCAAACTTATCCACATCTCGGCCTGACCGGAAACCGAAGTGGGTTACCAACGGCCATTGATCCTTCCCGAGCAGGTTTAGCGCAAATCGTTGGCTCATCTCGATCAACTCGCGGGTAAAGGTCTTCCGGCCAATCCCGACCAGAAGGCGGGGCACCTGCGGGACGATCGTCGCCGGCACCACCCAGCACACAATCTGGCCACTGGATCGGTCCTGATGGGCTGCCG
This DNA window, taken from Candidatus Methylomirabilis tolerans, encodes the following:
- a CDS encoding flavin reductase family protein; this translates as MDENSVAAVLGKMDFEIFVLTAAHQDRSSGQIVCWVVPATIVPQVPRLLVGIGRKTFTRELIEMSQRFALNLLGKDQWPLVTHFGFRSGRDVDKFATVPFERGVTGSPILLGTVGYLECEVRTVLDAGAHLFYLANVIEGKIVADRNPLCLHHLPEVLPPEDFATMQRLLEYDAQCNLGLLTK